A genomic segment from Spinacia oleracea cultivar Varoflay chromosome 3, BTI_SOV_V1, whole genome shotgun sequence encodes:
- the LOC130469023 gene encoding ubiquitin-like-specific protease 1, whose translation MKTMMLGLKEGEHVKVHCTKRTFNMEKDFEISVTVEDTDQLLSGAWLNISIIQVFATALSELCFHDDCHPNSIGFMCPEMISATMLKSDADRILLYITRSMSALSSKTFILCPYYEKSHWMLLVLCLSKREVYIFDSQQKKRNLMIKEPLNNAFRSYKRLGGQSKGTKLTWIPAQCAQQPGSLDCGYYVMRFMYDIIMNHANSQDLTKDFSRTLPYSAEEINEVKDFWEDYFMNNVEFLA comes from the exons atgaaaactatgatgttgggattaaaagaaggggagcacgttaaggtacattgcactaaaaggacattcaatatggaaaaggactttgaaattagtgtcaccgttgaagacaccgatcaacttctctcgggagcatggctcaatatatcaataatacaagtttttgctac ggctttgagtgagttgtgttttcacgatgattgtcaccccaatagtattggattcatgtgcccggagatgatctcggccaccatgttaaagtccgatgcagatcgaattctattgtacatcacgaggtccatgagtgcacttagttctaagacattcatcttatgtccatactacgaaaa gagtcactggatgcttttagttctttgcttgtctaaacgtgaggtctacatatttgattctcaacagaagaagagaaatttgatgattaaggagccactaaacaa tgcttttcggagttacaagagactaggtggacaatctaagggaactaaattaacatggattccagcacag tgtgctcaacaaccgggatcactagattgtggctactacgtcatgcgttttatgtacgacataataatgaatcatgctaatagtcaagatcttactaag gatttttcaagaacattgccttattcagcggaggagattaatgaggtgaaagatttttgggaagattacttcatgaacaatgtcgaatttttagcttaa